From the genome of Xiphophorus hellerii strain 12219 chromosome 11, Xiphophorus_hellerii-4.1, whole genome shotgun sequence, one region includes:
- the LOC116728951 gene encoding protein sprouty homolog 3 — translation MEHTHSLRNEQDSILSLDQIRAFRANNDYVDRPVALEPGSQSGFYYAHEDRIVYSHHPQPSSFSSALSRSQSQQQHAHLAHLSRSSTVSSSISRTSATSDQRLLAGLTPSHSGFSSVIHSQPKGELKSDTSFGKGLTDEEAEHLFICERCGRCKCQECCSPRRLPSCWACEQRCLCSAESAVEYGTCLCCVKGLFYHCSAQDDEDNCADRPCSCAAAHACARWSTMALLALCLPCLCCYPPARMCLALCQCVHDRATRPGCRCSNTNTVCRKISASNPNAGHPPLRNKDLEKSL, via the coding sequence ATGGAACACACTCATTCCCTGAGAAATGAGCAGGACTCAATACTCTCACTTGACCAGATACGGGCCTTTCGGGCCAACAATGACTATGTGGACAGACCAGTGGCGTTGGAACCGGGATCCCAGTCTGGATTCTACTACGCCCACGAGGACCGTATAGTATACAGCCATCACCCCCAGccttcttctttctcctctgcTCTGTCCCGCAGTCAAAGTCAGCAGCAGCATGCTCATCTGGCACACCTGAGCCGCTCCAGCACCGTGAGTTCCTCGATTTCTCGGACCAGTGCCACATCCGATCAGCGGCTTCTGGCAGGTTTGACGCCATCTCACTCTGGATTCAGTTCAGTGATCCACTCTCAGCCTAAAGGGGAGCTTAAGTCCGACACTTCCTTCGGTAAAGGCCTGACAGACGAGGAGGCTGAACATTTGTTCATCTGTGAGCGATGTGGCCGCTGCAAGTGTCAAGAATGCTGCAGCCCCCGCCGCCTGCCTTCGTGCTGGGCCTGTGAGCAACGTTGTCTTTGCTCTGCCGAGAGCGCCGTGGAGTATGGTACTTGCTTGTGTTGTGTGAAAGGCCTGTTCTATCACTGTTCTGCCCAAGATGACGAGGATAACTGCGCTGATCGGCCATGCTCCTGCGCTGCAGCCCACGCCTGCGCTCGTTGGAGCACCATGGCGCTGCTGGCGCTCTGTCTGCCCTGCCTCTGCTGCTACCCCCCTGCCAGGATGTGTCTTGCACTATGCCAGTGCGTCCATGACCGAGCAACACGGCCTGGCTGCAGGTGCAGCAACACCAACACAGTGTGCCGCAAAATTTCTGCCTCCAACCCTAACGCCGGTCACCCACCGCTACGAAACAAAGACCTGGAAAAGTCGCTATGA